From the genome of Streptacidiphilus rugosus AM-16, one region includes:
- the cydB gene encoding cytochrome d ubiquinol oxidase subunit II, which yields MALATFWFILTAVLWTGFFVLEGFDLGVGLLHTVVARDEPGRRAAINTIGPLWDGNEVWLIVAVAAMFAAFPGWYATSFSAYYLVTVLVLIGLIVRGVSFEFRGKLASSRWRHLWDTTLTAGSLLVPFFLGVFLGGMLHGIPIGQDQEFSGTFADLFSGYAVFTGLTLVLLCLLHGATFLALRTTGALRGRARLLARRIAPVTALAVLAFLPWTHSTAGKGVLPSIMQLIAVLLVLAAAWLVTTGHEGWAFAATTVTIATTVLSVFVDLYPRLLVSSTNPAYDITVGNAASGNYALKVMSVVAIVLVPVVLAYQGWTYHVFRRRVSAEQFADETAGAPE from the coding sequence ATGGCGCTCGCCACCTTCTGGTTCATCCTCACGGCCGTGCTGTGGACCGGCTTCTTCGTCCTGGAGGGCTTCGACCTCGGCGTCGGCCTGCTGCACACCGTGGTGGCCCGCGACGAGCCAGGCCGACGCGCCGCGATCAACACGATCGGCCCGCTGTGGGACGGCAACGAGGTCTGGCTGATCGTCGCCGTGGCGGCCATGTTCGCCGCCTTCCCCGGCTGGTACGCCACCTCGTTCTCGGCCTACTACCTGGTGACGGTCCTGGTGCTGATCGGACTGATCGTGCGCGGGGTCTCCTTCGAGTTCCGCGGCAAGCTCGCGAGCAGCCGCTGGCGTCACCTCTGGGACACCACGCTGACGGCCGGGAGTCTGCTGGTCCCGTTCTTCCTCGGCGTCTTCCTCGGCGGGATGCTCCACGGCATCCCCATCGGGCAGGACCAGGAGTTCTCCGGCACCTTCGCCGACCTGTTCTCCGGCTACGCCGTCTTCACCGGCCTCACGCTGGTGCTGCTCTGCCTCCTCCACGGCGCGACCTTCCTCGCCCTGCGCACCACCGGCGCCCTCCGGGGCCGGGCCCGGCTGCTGGCCCGGCGGATCGCCCCGGTCACCGCCCTGGCGGTGCTGGCGTTCCTCCCCTGGACGCACTCCACCGCCGGCAAGGGCGTGCTGCCCAGCATCATGCAGCTGATCGCGGTCCTGCTCGTGCTCGCCGCCGCCTGGCTGGTGACGACCGGTCACGAGGGCTGGGCCTTCGCGGCCACCACCGTCACCATCGCCACCACCGTCCTGTCGGTCTTCGTCGACCTCTATCCCAGGCTGCTGGTCTCCAGCACGAACCCCGCGTACGACATCACCGTCGGCAACGCCGCCTCGGGGAACTACGCGCTCAAGGTGATGTCCGTGGTGGCCATCGTCCTGGTCCCGGTCGTCCTGGCCTACCAGGGCTGGACCTACCACGTGTTCCGGCGCCGCGTCTCCGCCGAGCAGTTCGCCGACGAGACGGCGGGCGCTCCGGAGTGA
- a CDS encoding cytochrome ubiquinol oxidase subunit I gives MSQLDLARLQFAMTSIYHFLFVPVTIGLGFLTALLQTAWHRTGLADHLRLTRFFGTLLLINVAVGVVTGLVQEFQFGMDWSAYSRTVGDVFGAPLAMEGLAAFFLESTFLGLWVFGWDRLPKRVHLATIWAVALGGALSAAFIMAANSWMQHPVGYTVNATTGRPQLNDVWKLFTSPVFLRGYLHVLLASVVTGAVVMLAVSAWQLRKGRSPLVFHASARLSLLVLVPTLLVAMLVGSELGVTEGKYQPMKIAGAEAQWTTCQPCSFSLFQVGGGNDDRTPTKIIEIPHLLSLLATNHWNGKVLGLDQVQSQYQAQFGQGNYVPNIFIQYWAMRVMAYLAVVVLLVGLWGLWLLLRKRLSSARAFQWAATWLVILPFLMNTAGWLLTESGRQPWIVQGIQLTRNGVSPSITTTTVAISILVFLLLYAALAVVEIVLMARYARRDPEPAPTPEAPLPSLTY, from the coding sequence ATGAGTCAACTCGACCTTGCACGGCTCCAGTTCGCCATGACGTCGATCTACCACTTCCTCTTCGTCCCGGTCACGATCGGTCTCGGCTTCCTGACCGCACTGCTCCAGACCGCCTGGCACCGGACCGGCCTGGCCGACCACCTGCGGCTGACCAGGTTCTTCGGCACCCTGTTGCTGATCAACGTCGCCGTCGGCGTGGTGACCGGCCTGGTCCAGGAGTTCCAGTTCGGGATGGACTGGTCCGCCTACTCCCGCACCGTGGGCGACGTCTTCGGCGCGCCGCTGGCCATGGAGGGACTGGCCGCGTTCTTCCTGGAGTCGACCTTCCTCGGGCTGTGGGTCTTCGGCTGGGACCGGCTGCCCAAACGGGTCCACCTCGCCACGATCTGGGCCGTCGCCCTGGGCGGGGCGCTGTCGGCGGCGTTCATCATGGCGGCCAACTCCTGGATGCAGCACCCGGTCGGATACACCGTCAACGCCACCACGGGTCGGCCGCAGCTCAACGACGTGTGGAAGCTGTTCACCAGCCCCGTCTTCCTCCGGGGCTATCTGCACGTCCTGCTCGCCTCGGTGGTCACCGGGGCCGTGGTCATGCTCGCCGTCTCGGCCTGGCAGCTGCGCAAGGGCCGGTCCCCCCTGGTGTTCCACGCCTCCGCCCGGCTCTCCCTGCTGGTGCTGGTGCCGACGCTGCTGGTGGCGATGCTGGTCGGCAGCGAGCTCGGGGTCACCGAGGGCAAGTACCAGCCGATGAAGATCGCGGGCGCCGAGGCCCAGTGGACCACCTGCCAGCCCTGCTCCTTCTCCCTGTTCCAGGTCGGCGGCGGCAACGACGACCGGACGCCGACGAAGATCATCGAGATCCCGCACCTGCTCTCCCTGCTGGCCACCAACCACTGGAACGGCAAGGTCCTCGGACTCGACCAGGTGCAGAGCCAGTACCAGGCCCAGTTCGGCCAGGGGAACTACGTCCCGAACATCTTCATCCAGTACTGGGCGATGCGGGTGATGGCCTACCTCGCCGTCGTGGTGCTGCTGGTGGGCCTGTGGGGGCTGTGGCTGCTGCTGCGCAAACGGCTCAGCTCGGCCCGGGCCTTCCAGTGGGCGGCGACCTGGCTGGTGATCCTGCCGTTCCTGATGAACACCGCGGGCTGGCTGCTCACCGAGAGCGGGCGCCAGCCCTGGATCGTCCAGGGCATCCAGCTGACCAGGAACGGCGTCTCGCCGTCGATCACCACGACGACCGTGGCCATCAGCATCCTCGTCTTCCTCCTGCTCTACGCCGCGCTCGCCGTGGTCGAGATCGTCCTGATGGCCCGCTACGCCCGGCGCGACCCCGAACCGGCCCCGACGCCCGAGGCGCCCCTGCCGTCCCTCACCTACTGA
- a CDS encoding GMC oxidoreductase, which yields MADSDHYDVIVIGTGAGGGTLAHRLAPTGKRILILERGGYLPRERDNWDSTAVFVKGKYRAPEYWYDKDGNAFPPEVNYYVGGNTKFYGAALFRLRPEDFGELRHHDGVSPAWPIGYEDLEPYYTQAEHLYLVHGRHGEDPTEGSASAQYAHPPVAHEPRIQQLSDDLEKQGLHPFHLPIGVNLTQDEHGAATHGSVCIRCDRVDGFPCLLGAKSDAQVTCVDPALRHDNVRLVTHADVRRLETDPSGRTVTGVVAELDDGGTHTFTGDIVVVACGAVNSAVLLLRSANDRHPAGLANSSDVVGRHYMRHNNLALMAVSKEPNPTAFQKTLALHDWYLAGDDWEFPMGGIQMLGKSDADQIHGEAPRWAGAVAPDMPFEVLAHHAVDFWLCGEDLPLATSRVTLDQQDNVHLALDEKNNVAGLKRLRHRLQGMLGQLGMHEHHLLPHSIYLHKGMPIGATAHQAGTVRFGTDPASSALDVHCKAHDLDNLYVVDTSFFPSIGAVNPSLTAIANALRVGDHIADRIR from the coding sequence GTGGCTGACAGTGACCACTACGACGTCATCGTGATCGGCACCGGCGCGGGCGGCGGCACACTCGCCCACCGCCTGGCGCCGACCGGCAAGCGGATCCTGATCCTGGAGCGCGGCGGCTACCTGCCCCGCGAGCGGGACAACTGGGACTCGACCGCCGTCTTCGTCAAGGGCAAGTACCGGGCCCCCGAGTACTGGTACGACAAGGACGGAAACGCCTTCCCGCCGGAGGTCAACTACTACGTCGGCGGGAACACCAAGTTCTACGGCGCGGCGCTGTTCCGGCTGCGCCCCGAGGACTTCGGCGAGCTGCGCCACCACGACGGTGTCTCCCCCGCCTGGCCCATCGGCTACGAGGACCTGGAGCCGTACTACACGCAGGCCGAGCACCTCTACCTGGTCCACGGCCGGCACGGCGAGGACCCCACCGAGGGTTCCGCCAGTGCGCAGTACGCCCATCCGCCGGTCGCCCACGAGCCGCGCATCCAGCAGCTCAGCGACGATCTGGAGAAGCAGGGCCTGCACCCGTTCCACCTCCCGATCGGCGTGAACCTCACCCAGGACGAGCACGGAGCCGCGACGCACGGAAGCGTGTGCATCCGCTGCGACCGCGTGGACGGGTTCCCCTGCCTGCTGGGGGCGAAGTCGGACGCCCAGGTGACCTGCGTCGACCCGGCCCTGCGGCACGACAACGTCCGGCTGGTCACCCACGCGGACGTCCGCCGGCTGGAGACCGACCCGTCCGGCCGCACGGTCACCGGTGTGGTCGCGGAGCTGGACGACGGCGGTACCCACACCTTCACCGGCGACATCGTCGTGGTCGCCTGCGGCGCGGTGAACTCCGCCGTGCTCCTGCTGCGTTCCGCCAACGACCGGCATCCGGCCGGGCTGGCCAACAGTTCCGACGTGGTCGGCCGGCACTACATGCGGCACAACAACCTGGCCCTGATGGCGGTCTCCAAGGAGCCCAACCCCACCGCGTTCCAGAAGACCCTGGCCCTGCACGACTGGTACCTGGCCGGGGACGACTGGGAATTCCCCATGGGCGGCATCCAGATGCTCGGCAAGTCCGACGCCGACCAGATCCACGGCGAGGCCCCGCGCTGGGCCGGCGCGGTCGCGCCCGACATGCCGTTCGAGGTGCTGGCCCACCACGCCGTCGACTTCTGGCTGTGCGGCGAAGACCTGCCGCTGGCGACCAGCCGGGTGACGCTCGACCAGCAGGACAACGTCCACCTCGCCCTGGACGAGAAGAACAACGTCGCCGGGCTGAAACGGCTGCGCCACCGGCTGCAGGGCATGCTCGGGCAGCTGGGCATGCACGAGCACCACCTGCTCCCGCACAGCATCTACCTGCACAAGGGGATGCCCATCGGGGCCACCGCCCACCAGGCCGGCACCGTGCGGTTCGGGACCGACCCCGCCTCCTCCGCCCTGGACGTCCACTGCAAGGCCCACGACCTGGACAACCTCTACGTCGTGGACACCAGCTTCTTCCCGAGCATCGGGGCGGTGAACCCGTCCCTGACGGCCATCGCCAACGCCCTGCGCGTCGGCGACCACATCGCCGACCGCATCAGGTGA
- a CDS encoding RNA-guided endonuclease InsQ/TnpB family protein, which translates to MSAATNHVKRAFKFRFYPTDAQAAELSRTFGCVRKVYNLALAARTEAWTLRQERVNYNATSAMLTAWKKTEELAYLCEVSSVPLQQTLRHLQGAFGNFWAKRAKCPTFKSRKKSRKSAEYTTSGFRYRDGRLTLAKMAEPLAIVWSRPLPEGARPSTVTVSQDSAGRWFVSMLCDDRPTMPAPVNDAVGVDAGLTALVTLSTGEKITNPKHERKDRERLAKAQRNLARKAKGDGANRAKARLKIGKVHARIADRRRDFLHKLTTRLVRENQVVVIEDLTVRNMLQNRRLSRAIADASWTELRSMLEYKADRYGREVITVDRWFPSSKLCSACGTLRGKMPLNVREWTCDCGTAHDRDVNAARNILAAGLAVAACGDGVRPQRSTPGGQSSVKQEVVPAPRTRGVSQPRG; encoded by the coding sequence GTGAGCGCGGCCACGAACCACGTGAAGCGGGCATTCAAGTTCCGCTTCTACCCGACGGATGCGCAGGCGGCTGAGCTGTCGCGCACGTTCGGTTGCGTGCGTAAGGTCTACAACCTGGCCCTGGCGGCTCGCACGGAGGCGTGGACGCTGCGTCAGGAACGGGTCAACTACAACGCCACCTCCGCGATGTTGACGGCGTGGAAGAAGACCGAGGAACTGGCCTACCTCTGCGAGGTCTCCAGCGTCCCGTTGCAGCAGACGCTGCGGCACCTGCAAGGGGCGTTCGGGAACTTCTGGGCGAAGCGGGCGAAGTGCCCGACGTTCAAGAGTCGGAAGAAGTCCCGCAAGTCCGCCGAGTACACCACCAGCGGCTTCCGGTACCGCGACGGCAGGCTGACGCTGGCCAAGATGGCGGAGCCGCTGGCCATCGTGTGGTCTCGGCCCCTGCCCGAGGGCGCGCGGCCGTCCACGGTGACCGTGTCGCAGGACAGCGCGGGCCGCTGGTTCGTCTCGATGCTGTGCGACGACCGCCCCACCATGCCCGCGCCCGTCAACGACGCGGTAGGCGTCGACGCCGGCCTCACGGCGCTGGTGACGCTCTCCACCGGCGAGAAGATCACCAACCCGAAGCACGAGCGCAAAGACCGTGAACGCCTCGCGAAGGCGCAACGGAACCTTGCCCGCAAGGCCAAGGGTGACGGCGCGAACCGGGCCAAGGCCCGGCTCAAGATCGGCAAGGTCCACGCGAGGATCGCCGACCGGCGCCGCGATTTCCTGCACAAGCTCACCACTCGACTCGTCCGCGAAAACCAAGTGGTCGTGATCGAGGACCTGACCGTCCGGAACATGCTCCAGAACCGGAGGCTCTCCCGAGCCATCGCGGACGCGAGCTGGACCGAGCTGCGGTCGATGCTGGAGTACAAGGCCGACCGGTACGGACGCGAGGTGATCACCGTGGACCGGTGGTTCCCCTCCTCCAAGCTGTGCTCGGCCTGCGGCACCTTGCGGGGCAAGATGCCGCTGAACGTCCGCGAGTGGACGTGCGACTGCGGAACGGCCCACGACCGGGACGTGAACGCGGCGCGCAACATCCTGGCCGCCGGGCTGGCGGTTGCAGCCTGTGGAGACGGTGTAAGACCTCAACGGAGCACTCCGGGCGGGCAGTCGTCGGTGAAGCAGGAAGTCGTCCCAGCACCCCGCACACGCGGGGTGTCTCAGCCGCGAGGCTGA